The following coding sequences lie in one Thermosulfuriphilus ammonigenes genomic window:
- a CDS encoding M23 family metallopeptidase, which produces MFRDFLSRLFVLVLIASVFACQAKEVPSPDKPSPARSEPQALVKQTQITPGDTLYQALKRLGLSERQRDLVVQKLSRHLDPRRDVLPGHRLKAGFDSQGQLLFCRYEPDPIEALVVKRNGQGFYVEKERIQADRRLERLQGQVTSSIYQLFKEAGEGRELLMAFVEIFASQIDFNLDVRTGDKIRLLYEKLYLNGRFVGYGRILAAEYRGQIGFFRAYYFRTSQGKTGYFDSLGQEVRSSFLRSPLPYYRLTSRFSRARLHPILKVVRPHEGVDLAAPLGTPVMAVADGRVKYAGWMRGYGRIVILRHPGGYETYYGHLLRFARGIKKGVSVKRKQIIGYVGQSGLATGPHLDYRVKKAGRFLNPLALPFRPAIVLKGSELENFLRRKVYLDYLLNLDEPQFQRVIETKNFLLSG; this is translated from the coding sequence GTGTTCAGAGATTTTCTATCTAGGTTGTTTGTTCTGGTCTTAATAGCTTCTGTCTTTGCCTGTCAGGCAAAAGAGGTCCCCTCCCCTGACAAACCCTCTCCAGCCCGGTCCGAACCACAAGCCCTGGTAAAACAGACTCAGATTACCCCCGGAGACACCCTCTACCAAGCCTTAAAACGCCTGGGGCTCTCCGAAAGGCAGCGGGACCTGGTAGTCCAGAAACTATCCCGCCATTTGGATCCCCGCCGGGATGTCCTTCCCGGCCACCGTCTGAAGGCCGGCTTTGATTCCCAAGGACAGCTCCTTTTTTGTCGCTACGAACCAGATCCCATAGAGGCCCTGGTAGTAAAACGCAATGGGCAGGGCTTTTATGTAGAGAAGGAAAGGATCCAGGCGGACCGCCGCCTTGAACGACTCCAGGGTCAAGTGACCAGTAGCATCTATCAACTCTTCAAAGAGGCCGGGGAGGGACGGGAACTCCTGATGGCCTTTGTGGAAATCTTCGCCAGCCAAATAGATTTTAACCTGGATGTCCGCACCGGAGATAAGATCCGCCTTCTTTATGAAAAGCTCTATTTAAATGGTCGTTTTGTGGGGTATGGCCGGATATTGGCCGCTGAATATCGCGGTCAAATAGGCTTCTTTAGGGCCTATTACTTTCGAACCAGTCAGGGGAAAACTGGCTACTTTGATTCCCTGGGGCAGGAGGTCAGAAGCTCCTTTTTGCGAAGCCCTTTACCCTACTATAGGCTGACCTCACGCTTTTCCCGGGCCAGACTCCACCCCATCCTCAAGGTGGTCCGCCCCCACGAGGGAGTAGATCTGGCCGCTCCTTTAGGCACCCCGGTCATGGCTGTAGCCGATGGTCGAGTAAAATATGCCGGCTGGATGCGTGGCTATGGGCGTATCGTCATTCTTAGACACCCCGGAGGTTATGAAACATACTACGGCCACCTCCTACGCTTCGCCCGGGGAATAAAAAAAGGGGTCTCCGTAAAAAGAAAACAGATCATCGGCTATGTGGGCCAAAGTGGGCTGGCCACCGGCCCCCATCTGGACTACAGGGTCAAAAAGGCCGGACGTTTTTTAAACCCCTTGGCCCTTCCCTTCAGGCCGGCTATAGTTCTTAAGGGAAGCGAGCTGGAAAACTTCTTACGGAGAAAGGTCTATCTTGATTATCTTCTCAACCTTGACGAGCCTCAGTTCCAAAGAGTCATTGAGACCAAGAATTTTCTTCTCTCTGGTTAA
- a CDS encoding PilZ domain-containing protein: MIERRKYPRYRYRLNVFVHERGAYYPVENLSLEGCFIPMDDPLPEGTVVGLIIEIPGVGSIPTSGFVQHTGGGQGIGVQFLEMDEGYRKVYAKFLKIMPMLEEIKDLYTRVIEEKSRS, translated from the coding sequence ATGATCGAAAGAAGAAAGTATCCACGCTATCGCTATCGGCTTAACGTTTTTGTCCACGAAAGGGGAGCTTATTATCCCGTGGAGAACCTTAGCCTGGAGGGATGTTTCATTCCCATGGATGATCCTCTGCCCGAGGGCACAGTTGTGGGGCTTATCATAGAAATACCCGGGGTGGGAAGCATCCCAACCAGTGGCTTTGTCCAGCATACAGGTGGAGGTCAGGGGATAGGAGTCCAGTTTTTGGAAATGGACGAAGGCTACCGAAAGGTCTACGCCAAATTTCTTAAGATCATGCCCATGCTTGAGGAAATTAAAGACCTCTATACCCGGGTGATCGAGGAGAAAAGCCGTTCTTGA
- a CDS encoding prepilin peptidase produces MGDGFLFYFLIFCLGAICGSFLNVCIFRLPQGQSVVSPRSFCPYCRRPIAWFDNIPLLSFLLLRGRSRCCRQAIPWRYPLVETLSGILAVASVYRFGLTPLALLYFIFLAALLVITFIDLDHQIIPDEVSLPGILVGLLAAALRTDLSLRDAFLGAIVGGGILWLVAVGYQRLTGREGMGGGDIKLLAMIGAFLGWRAIPFIILLSALVGSLVGILFMLAKGKASGRLAIPYGPFLALAAVLWVFWGEKIILFYLTTF; encoded by the coding sequence ATGGGAGATGGATTCCTCTTTTATTTTTTAATTTTCTGCCTGGGAGCCATCTGCGGTAGCTTTTTGAATGTCTGTATCTTTCGCTTGCCCCAAGGTCAGTCAGTGGTCAGCCCTCGATCCTTTTGCCCTTATTGCCGGCGGCCTATTGCCTGGTTTGACAATATTCCTCTTCTAAGTTTTCTCCTCCTTCGAGGACGTTCCCGTTGTTGTCGGCAGGCGATTCCTTGGCGTTATCCTCTAGTGGAGACTTTATCCGGGATTCTGGCTGTGGCCTCAGTTTACCGCTTTGGACTGACCCCTCTTGCTTTACTTTACTTTATCTTTTTAGCCGCTCTGCTGGTAATTACTTTCATTGATCTGGACCATCAGATAATTCCGGATGAGGTTAGCCTCCCGGGGATTCTAGTTGGCCTTTTGGCGGCCGCTTTAAGAACTGACTTGAGCCTTCGAGATGCCTTCCTTGGGGCCATTGTTGGGGGAGGAATTCTTTGGTTAGTAGCCGTTGGCTATCAACGCCTAACTGGTCGGGAGGGTATGGGGGGAGGAGATATCAAGCTTCTGGCCATGATCGGGGCCTTCCTTGGCTGGAGGGCCATCCCTTTTATCATTCTACTCAGCGCCTTGGTGGGTTCCCTGGTGGGAATCCTCTTTATGCTTGCTAAAGGTAAGGCCAGCGGCCGCCTGGCCATTCCCTATGGCCCCTTTCTCGCTCTGGCTGCCGTGTTGTGGGTGTTTTGGGGAGAAAAAATAATCCTTTTTTATCTGACCACATTTTAG
- a CDS encoding extracellular solute-binding protein codes for MRHRFFWGVTFLLGLIPSLVPAITLRMIGPEDVSGAWKEIIHRFEAQNPGITIDYITGPWSTDERQNIYIRSFLGGEPIEIVYMDITWTARFAQKGWLIPLDYWIKIPSGIFIPGALKAGYYRGRLYRLPVTADVGLLYYRRDLIPDPPRTWAKLLEYCRLKKRQACFVFQAMQYEGLTCNFLEHLWGFGGSLLNNPQKRPMIEALSFMKRLVDEDLSPRAILSYQEQQSLAAFAQGQALFMRNWPYAWQVLNRVGSPLKGKVGLVPLPRHGERPASGVLGGWGLGIARGTKDPEAAARFIKYAVSLEAQKILFRRRGEVPARRDFYHDPKVINTYPYLEAVYEALLSARPRPSYPRYSQISDSLQKHVSAVLAGIESPEGATERILRSLEGIKAGQRGGIFRRLMRDYDLRRTLFNTLIFTGLSVPLEFLLGFLVALFIDNRFPGAGPVRLVVLVPWALPTAVMAMSWQWMFNNPFGVINDLLLRAGLIAAPLDWLSHPQGAMAVAILADVWKTTPFVTIILLAGLKTIPTELKESMVLEGAGPLRRLISLTWPLILPFARVALVFRILQAVGIFDLIWVLTRGGPADSTKTICLYIYDLAFRFDDLKYASFLTLMLLIALMLISALVVRLTTPAYERRGA; via the coding sequence ATGAGACATCGATTCTTTTGGGGAGTAACTTTTCTCCTTGGCCTTATTCCTTCCTTGGTTCCGGCCATTACCCTGCGAATGATTGGTCCCGAGGATGTTTCCGGGGCCTGGAAGGAAATTATCCACCGATTTGAGGCCCAAAACCCCGGAATCACCATTGATTATATTACTGGCCCTTGGTCAACTGACGAACGTCAAAACATCTATATTCGTTCCTTTCTGGGGGGAGAGCCCATTGAAATTGTTTATATGGATATTACCTGGACGGCTAGATTCGCCCAGAAGGGCTGGCTTATCCCTCTTGATTATTGGATAAAAATCCCCTCCGGGATTTTTATCCCTGGAGCCCTTAAGGCTGGATACTATAGGGGAAGGCTTTATCGTCTTCCTGTCACCGCTGACGTTGGGCTTCTTTACTATAGACGTGATCTTATCCCCGATCCCCCTCGAACTTGGGCGAAGCTGCTGGAATACTGCCGGCTTAAGAAAAGACAGGCCTGTTTTGTTTTTCAGGCTATGCAGTATGAGGGCCTGACTTGCAACTTCCTGGAACACCTCTGGGGCTTTGGGGGCTCTCTCCTAAATAATCCCCAAAAGAGGCCGATGATTGAAGCCCTTTCGTTCATGAAAAGACTTGTTGATGAGGATTTGTCTCCCCGGGCCATTCTTTCTTATCAGGAACAGCAAAGCCTGGCCGCCTTTGCCCAGGGGCAAGCCCTTTTTATGCGTAATTGGCCTTATGCCTGGCAGGTTCTCAATCGGGTTGGTTCTCCTCTAAAGGGTAAAGTGGGTTTGGTCCCCCTTCCTCGACATGGAGAACGACCAGCCAGTGGCGTTCTCGGCGGGTGGGGGCTCGGTATCGCTAGAGGGACAAAAGATCCGGAAGCCGCGGCAAGGTTTATAAAGTATGCAGTTTCCCTTGAGGCCCAAAAGATTCTTTTCAGACGCCGGGGAGAGGTCCCGGCCCGGCGCGATTTTTATCATGATCCGAAAGTCATAAACACCTATCCTTATCTTGAGGCCGTCTATGAAGCCCTCCTTTCTGCCCGCCCCCGGCCATCTTATCCTCGATATTCCCAGATAAGTGATAGCCTTCAAAAGCATGTGAGTGCTGTTTTGGCCGGTATCGAGTCTCCAGAAGGGGCCACGGAACGAATTTTAAGGAGCCTTGAGGGAATTAAGGCTGGACAGAGGGGAGGAATTTTCAGACGCCTCATGAGGGATTATGACCTGCGGCGAACTCTTTTTAATACCCTGATTTTTACAGGCCTTTCTGTACCTCTGGAGTTTCTTTTAGGGTTTCTAGTTGCCCTATTCATTGATAATCGCTTTCCGGGAGCCGGCCCGGTCAGGCTTGTCGTGCTTGTCCCTTGGGCCTTACCCACCGCAGTGATGGCTATGAGCTGGCAGTGGATGTTCAATAATCCGTTTGGGGTTATCAATGATCTTCTCCTGCGGGCCGGTTTGATAGCCGCCCCTCTTGACTGGCTCTCCCACCCACAGGGGGCCATGGCGGTGGCCATTCTGGCCGATGTTTGGAAGACCACACCATTTGTGACCATCATCCTTCTGGCTGGGCTGAAGACAATCCCCACGGAGCTTAAAGAAAGCATGGTCCTGGAGGGAGCCGGTCCTTTAAGAAGGTTAATTTCCCTTACCTGGCCCCTTATTTTGCCCTTTGCCCGGGTGGCCTTGGTCTTTCGGATCCTCCAGGCTGTAGGGATCTTTGATCTTATCTGGGTGCTTACTCGAGGCGGACCGGCGGATTCCACGAAGACCATCTGTCTTTATATCTACGATTTGGCCTTTCGTTTCGATGATCTAAAATACGCTTCCTTTCTTACCCTGATGCTTCTGATAGCCCTCATGTTAATTTCCGCCCTGGTAGTTCGTTTGACCACCCCGGCCTATGAGAGGAGAGGGGCATGA
- a CDS encoding carbohydrate ABC transporter permease, protein MRQLPLIVIAGVIILFSLFPFYWTVVTAIKPPEAVFELPPTYWPRQWSLENFEKVFIKRPFGRYVANSILVATGATGLCLTGASILAAYLRRLSVVRALWLQRWLLVLAIIPPTVLVIPIFWVIHSLGLINHPLGLVLSYTILNLPFAVWILYAGFSRIPRELDEAARVDGLSFWEILWYVLLPLGRPSLAVCAALVFIFCWNEFLIALTLMPDEKHYTVPVGVAMLSGSSVYEIPWGEINAAVTITTLPVILMVVLLKRWILEGLTSGAIKG, encoded by the coding sequence ATGAGACAACTACCCCTGATTGTTATCGCTGGAGTTATCATTCTTTTTAGCCTCTTTCCCTTTTACTGGACAGTTGTCACCGCCATCAAACCACCGGAAGCTGTTTTTGAACTCCCTCCTACCTACTGGCCCCGGCAGTGGTCTCTGGAGAACTTTGAGAAGGTCTTTATAAAGCGTCCCTTTGGGCGCTATGTGGCCAATAGTATCTTGGTAGCCACAGGAGCCACCGGGCTTTGCCTGACGGGGGCCTCCATTCTGGCTGCCTATTTGCGGAGGCTCTCTGTTGTCCGGGCCCTTTGGCTTCAGCGTTGGCTTCTAGTCTTGGCCATTATTCCGCCTACCGTCCTGGTAATTCCTATCTTCTGGGTTATCCATTCCTTGGGGCTTATTAATCATCCTTTAGGTCTTGTTTTGAGTTACACGATCCTTAACCTGCCATTTGCCGTCTGGATTCTCTATGCTGGTTTTTCTCGTATTCCTCGAGAATTAGACGAGGCGGCCAGGGTAGATGGCCTTTCCTTCTGGGAGATTCTTTGGTATGTGCTCCTTCCCCTTGGTCGTCCCTCTTTGGCCGTCTGTGCGGCTCTGGTCTTCATCTTTTGCTGGAACGAATTCCTTATTGCCCTCACCCTTATGCCTGATGAGAAACACTATACTGTCCCTGTAGGGGTGGCTATGCTCAGCGGCTCTTCTGTCTATGAGATCCCCTGGGGGGAGATAAACGCCGCTGTCACGATAACCACCCTGCCGGTTATCCTTATGGTGGTTCTCCTTAAACGCTGGATCCTGGAGGGTCTAACCTCTGGGGCCATAAAGGGTTAA
- a CDS encoding ABC transporter ATP-binding protein, producing the protein MASVRLEGVSKIYPRQVRALVEVDLLVPERSFLTILGPSGCGKTTLLRVIAGLEQVSSGKIHIDSRLVNELPPARRDVAMVFQNYALYPHFRVYKNIAFGLKMRGLPREERFTVGSSGWPSFWACLGFLSAFPGSFRGENNSG; encoded by the coding sequence ATGGCTTCTGTTCGTCTAGAAGGGGTAAGCAAGATCTATCCCCGTCAGGTAAGGGCCCTGGTGGAGGTAGATCTTTTGGTCCCTGAGAGGAGCTTCCTGACCATTCTTGGCCCCTCTGGCTGTGGTAAAACCACCCTCCTTAGGGTAATAGCCGGTCTGGAGCAAGTTTCTTCCGGAAAGATCCATATTGATTCCCGTCTGGTCAACGAACTCCCTCCAGCCCGGCGAGATGTGGCCATGGTTTTCCAAAATTACGCCCTTTATCCCCATTTTCGGGTTTATAAAAATATCGCCTTTGGCCTGAAGATGAGGGGCCTTCCCCGGGAAGAGAGATTCACCGTCGGGTCCTCTGGGTGGCCGAGCTTTTGGGCCTGTCTCGGCTTCTTGAGCGCTTTCCCCGGGAGCTTTCGGGGGGAGAACAACAGCGGGTAG
- a CDS encoding ABC transporter ATP-binding protein, protein MAELLGLSRLLERFPRELSGGEQQRVALARALVKEPKVFLLDEPLSNLDVQIREQTRAEMKRIFDSLSATVIYVTHDQLEALSLSDLIVVMKDGQIRQIGSPEAIYHDPQELFVADFVGTHRINLIPGYLAEGLFRSPPADLSFALPLEWRGEVILGLRPEALKIGRGEILFTAQVGRLEMMGAETLIHSRRGALELRSLFFGRPELKAGDQITLGFSPRELLVFEASSGKRLH, encoded by the coding sequence GTGGCCGAGCTTTTGGGCCTGTCTCGGCTTCTTGAGCGCTTTCCCCGGGAGCTTTCGGGGGGAGAACAACAGCGGGTAGCCCTGGCCCGGGCCTTGGTAAAAGAGCCAAAGGTCTTTCTTCTGGATGAACCCCTTAGCAATCTTGATGTTCAGATAAGGGAGCAGACCAGGGCGGAAATGAAAAGGATATTTGATTCCCTTTCCGCTACAGTCATCTATGTTACCCATGATCAGCTTGAAGCCCTCAGCCTCTCAGACCTGATCGTAGTTATGAAAGACGGACAGATAAGGCAGATTGGCTCCCCGGAGGCCATCTATCATGATCCTCAGGAGCTGTTTGTGGCCGACTTTGTGGGGACCCACCGAATAAATCTTATCCCGGGTTATCTGGCCGAAGGTTTGTTCCGGAGCCCACCGGCAGACCTCTCTTTTGCCCTCCCCCTTGAGTGGCGAGGGGAGGTGATTCTTGGTCTTCGTCCCGAGGCCCTGAAAATCGGCAGGGGAGAGATTCTATTTACAGCTCAGGTGGGGCGTCTTGAGATGATGGGGGCTGAGACTCTTATTCACAGCCGCCGGGGAGCCCTTGAGCTTCGGAGCCTATTTTTTGGCCGGCCGGAGCTTAAAGCCGGTGATCAGATCACCTTAGGGTTTTCTCCCCGGGAGCTTCTTGTCTTTGAGGCCAGTAGCGGAAAGAGACTGCATTAG
- a CDS encoding MBL fold metallo-hydrolase — MKIFFLGTSGSEGIPCPGCHCPSCEEARRQTVFRRQPSALLVFTERGKALLVDAGMDVTPLIDGLPLGGVLLTHWHADHFSGLARLSWHQAPLPIVAPTSPLAKAVIAPRGTLKSPRPFEAFRLAGLEITPFPLNHAGFPTYGYLLREEETDHRLAILWDTKGCPPESLSLFEKKATLALVDATYAPEVSAANHNNLEEAISLGLSLAEEVFLTHISHNNWPALLIETYLATHCPHEPVALAYDGLKHELAVSLKNSLSLWTAAVV; from the coding sequence ATGAAGATCTTCTTCCTAGGGACATCAGGTTCGGAAGGGATCCCCTGTCCTGGTTGCCACTGCCCCAGCTGTGAGGAGGCCCGAAGGCAGACCGTATTTAGACGTCAACCAAGTGCCTTGCTTGTCTTTACGGAGAGAGGGAAGGCCCTCTTAGTAGACGCCGGGATGGACGTAACCCCCTTGATAGATGGCCTTCCCTTAGGTGGAGTTCTTCTCACTCATTGGCATGCCGATCACTTCAGCGGCCTGGCCCGTCTAAGCTGGCATCAAGCCCCTCTACCCATAGTAGCCCCAACCTCTCCACTGGCCAAAGCTGTAATAGCCCCAAGAGGAACGCTCAAATCGCCTCGTCCTTTTGAAGCTTTCAGACTGGCGGGGCTAGAGATCACCCCCTTTCCTTTAAATCATGCCGGCTTTCCCACCTATGGGTATCTACTCCGGGAGGAGGAAACCGACCACCGTTTAGCCATTCTTTGGGACACCAAGGGCTGCCCTCCCGAAAGCCTTAGCCTTTTTGAGAAAAAAGCCACTCTGGCCTTAGTAGATGCCACCTATGCACCGGAGGTGTCAGCGGCCAACCACAATAATCTTGAGGAGGCCATCTCTTTAGGCCTTTCTTTGGCCGAGGAGGTCTTCCTTACTCATATTTCTCACAACAACTGGCCGGCCCTCCTCATTGAGACCTATCTGGCCACCCACTGTCCCCATGAACCTGTAGCTCTGGCCTATGATGGCTTAAAACACGAACTAGCTGTTTCCCTGAAAAACTCCCTCAGCCTTTGGACGGCGGCCGTTGTCTAA
- a CDS encoding AAA family ATPase, translating into METVTVEGVTLYLSHPDELSFHWVGQEDLLLQVLAAWMLVSPEDIPLNPRLVGRPGVGKTTLAYAAARRLGREVYIFQATADTRPEDLLVTPVISEAGKIRYMASPIVTAMIRGAVAIIDEANRMSEKSWASLAPLLDARRYVESIVAGVKIKAHPDFRLCVTMNEDASTFEVPEYIHSRLKPIIHVDFPEPEEELAILKSNLPFAEEDILKYVVNFLQAAHRAGEPYSVRDGINIARYALKCLSAGVERDQTMAVKMAIDQILGRAAFVYLPGTEGPRLTPVD; encoded by the coding sequence ATGGAGACAGTAACTGTAGAAGGTGTAACCCTGTATCTTTCTCATCCTGATGAACTCTCCTTTCACTGGGTAGGGCAGGAGGATCTCCTTCTCCAGGTGCTGGCGGCCTGGATGTTGGTCTCCCCGGAAGACATACCCCTTAATCCCCGGCTGGTGGGACGCCCTGGCGTGGGTAAAACCACCTTGGCTTATGCCGCTGCCAGGCGGCTGGGGCGAGAGGTCTATATCTTTCAGGCTACAGCGGATACACGGCCGGAGGATCTTCTGGTAACCCCTGTGATCTCCGAAGCGGGCAAAATTCGCTATATGGCCAGTCCTATTGTTACGGCTATGATTCGGGGAGCGGTGGCTATTATTGATGAAGCCAATCGAATGAGTGAAAAGAGCTGGGCCTCTCTGGCCCCTCTTCTCGATGCCCGACGCTACGTGGAATCTATCGTCGCCGGGGTGAAGATAAAGGCCCATCCTGACTTTCGTCTTTGTGTAACCATGAATGAAGATGCCTCCACTTTTGAGGTACCAGAATACATCCACTCTCGGTTAAAACCGATCATCCATGTGGATTTCCCTGAGCCGGAGGAGGAGTTGGCTATTTTAAAGAGTAATCTTCCTTTTGCTGAGGAGGATATACTCAAGTACGTGGTTAACTTTCTTCAGGCCGCTCATCGAGCCGGAGAACCCTATAGTGTTCGGGATGGTATAAATATCGCTCGTTATGCCCTTAAGTGTCTCTCTGCTGGGGTGGAGAGAGATCAGACCATGGCTGTCAAGATGGCTATCGACCAGATTCTTGGCCGGGCAGCCTTTGTCTATCTTCCCGGAACCGAAGGACCGAGGTTGACTCCGGTTGATTAA
- the uvrB gene encoding excinuclease ABC subunit UvrB, producing the protein MGKEILPQEKNLISKSDSPFKLVSSHRPRGDQPKAIATLVSWLREGIKHAVLLGVTGSGKTFTMANVIAQLGRPTLIIAPNKTLAAQLYNEFRQLFPENAVEYFVSYYDYYQPEAYIPQTDTYIEKDASINELIDRLRHSATSALLSRRDVIIVASVSCIYGLGSPEEYSRMHLYLRAGEERPRDQIIRRLVTMHYERNDYSFSRGTFRVRGDIIEIFPASEERRAIRIELFGDEIEAIKVIDPLRGRPLKSLKEVVIYPGSHYVTSADRLQRAIASIKAELNERVAWFMEQGREAEAKRLLRRTMFDLEMLEEIGFCHGIENYSRHLDGRRPGEPPYTLLDYFPDDYLIFVDESHITIPQLQAMYRGDRSRKETLVEYGFRLPSALDNRPLTFEEFEARVNQAIYVSATPGDYELRTAGPYVVEQIIRPTGLMDPKIEVRPADNQVDDLWAEIKKRVARGERVLVTTLTKQMAEELTEYYANLGLRVRYLHSDIKTLERARIIRDLRKGHFDVLVGINLLREGLDIPEVSLVAVLDADKEGFLRSERSLIQVAGRAARNVNGTVILYANEVTPSMARAIAETKRRRQIQEEYNRRHGITPQTVVRPVEDALASLEETDYLDLTKLLPEEAEEFKDLAQLKKAIAQTEKDMRQAAQRMEFEEAARLRDRLFRLKELLVEAAEA; encoded by the coding sequence ATGGGAAAAGAAATTCTTCCTCAAGAAAAAAATTTAATCTCTAAATCAGATTCACCATTTAAGCTGGTCTCTTCTCACCGTCCGCGGGGAGATCAACCAAAGGCTATTGCCACTCTGGTCTCTTGGCTCAGGGAAGGGATCAAGCACGCTGTCCTTCTGGGGGTTACAGGAAGTGGAAAGACTTTTACTATGGCCAACGTTATCGCCCAACTGGGCCGTCCTACATTAATCATCGCTCCCAACAAAACCCTGGCCGCCCAACTTTACAACGAATTTCGCCAACTCTTCCCAGAAAACGCCGTGGAATATTTTGTTTCTTACTACGATTATTATCAACCGGAGGCCTATATTCCCCAGACGGATACCTACATTGAAAAGGATGCCTCAATCAACGAACTGATCGATCGTCTGCGCCACTCGGCCACCTCAGCCCTTCTATCGCGTCGAGATGTGATCATCGTTGCCTCGGTCTCCTGTATCTACGGCCTCGGATCCCCCGAGGAATACTCCAGAATGCACCTATATCTTCGGGCAGGAGAGGAGCGTCCGCGAGATCAGATAATCCGCCGCCTGGTAACCATGCACTACGAACGAAATGACTATTCTTTTTCTCGAGGGACTTTTAGGGTCCGGGGAGACATAATAGAAATCTTCCCTGCTTCAGAAGAGCGCCGGGCTATCCGGATAGAACTCTTTGGAGATGAAATAGAGGCCATTAAAGTCATCGATCCTTTAAGGGGACGCCCTCTTAAGAGCCTCAAAGAGGTGGTCATCTACCCCGGTTCACACTATGTAACCTCTGCGGATCGGCTACAACGGGCTATCGCCTCTATCAAAGCCGAGCTCAATGAACGAGTAGCCTGGTTCATGGAGCAGGGGAGGGAGGCAGAGGCCAAGAGACTTCTTCGGCGAACAATGTTTGACCTAGAAATGCTCGAGGAGATTGGATTCTGTCATGGCATAGAAAACTACTCTCGACACCTAGACGGACGCCGCCCTGGAGAGCCACCCTATACCTTGCTGGATTACTTTCCTGATGACTATCTTATCTTTGTTGACGAAAGCCATATCACCATTCCTCAACTTCAGGCGATGTACCGGGGAGATCGCTCCCGGAAGGAAACCTTGGTGGAATATGGCTTTCGATTGCCTTCCGCCTTAGATAATCGACCTCTTACCTTTGAGGAATTTGAGGCCCGAGTCAATCAGGCAATCTACGTCTCAGCCACTCCCGGAGATTATGAACTTCGGACGGCGGGGCCTTATGTCGTGGAACAGATCATCCGGCCCACAGGCCTTATGGACCCCAAGATCGAAGTTCGTCCGGCAGACAACCAAGTCGATGACCTTTGGGCCGAGATCAAAAAAAGGGTAGCTCGGGGAGAGCGAGTTTTGGTGACCACTCTTACCAAACAAATGGCTGAAGAGCTCACGGAATATTACGCTAATCTGGGCCTTAGAGTCCGCTATCTCCACTCCGACATTAAAACCTTGGAGCGGGCCCGGATCATTCGGGATTTGAGGAAAGGCCACTTTGATGTCTTGGTAGGCATCAATCTTCTCCGGGAGGGGTTAGATATCCCCGAGGTTTCCCTGGTGGCTGTCCTGGATGCCGACAAGGAGGGTTTTCTCCGCTCCGAACGCTCCCTTATTCAGGTAGCCGGACGGGCGGCCCGTAATGTTAACGGAACAGTAATTCTTTACGCCAATGAGGTTACACCTTCTATGGCCCGAGCTATCGCCGAAACAAAACGACGCCGCCAGATCCAAGAAGAATATAACCGCCGCCACGGAATCACCCCGCAAACGGTAGTTCGACCGGTAGAAGATGCCCTGGCTAGCCTGGAAGAAACAGATTACCTGGACCTTACCAAGCTTCTCCCTGAGGAGGCTGAAGAGTTCAAAGACTTGGCTCAACTTAAGAAAGCCATCGCCCAGACAGAAAAAGACATGCGTCAAGCGGCCCAGCGAATGGAATTTGAGGAAGCTGCCCGTCTGCGGGATCGGCTCTTTCGCCTCAAGGAGCTTCTTGTGGAGGCTGCCGAGGCTTAG
- a CDS encoding PilZ domain-containing protein, whose product MTQVTVERRAAERVALESPINLQKHSFPELMLTEISTTGARLICPQGQHPGKNISFYLPFPKEIKGLILSGTVIWEEEREGYYYLGVRFDLQDEVDKMILEAYVDYLKRDKAIQEAKKVINAYIDTFLMIFDLGLEVLKKELAKRQEVRYLH is encoded by the coding sequence ATGACTCAAGTCACGGTTGAACGGCGGGCAGCGGAGAGAGTAGCTTTGGAGAGCCCTATTAATCTTCAGAAGCATTCTTTCCCCGAGCTTATGCTAACTGAAATCTCTACCACCGGGGCCCGACTTATCTGTCCTCAAGGGCAGCATCCAGGGAAAAATATTTCCTTTTATTTACCCTTTCCCAAAGAGATTAAGGGATTAATCCTTTCGGGAACCGTAATCTGGGAGGAGGAACGGGAGGGATATTATTATCTCGGGGTTCGTTTTGACCTCCAGGACGAAGTGGACAAGATGATTTTAGAGGCCTATGTTGACTATTTAAAGAGGGATAAGGCGATACAAGAAGCAAAAAAGGTAATTAATGCCTATATAGATACTTTTTTGATGATTTTTGATTTGGGCCTTGAGGTTTTGAAAAAAGAGCTTGCCAAACGGCAAGAAGTACGTTATCTACATTAA